In Deltaproteobacteria bacterium, the sequence AGATAGAAAAGAGACAGCAAAACTAGTCACTAACAACACTATTATTAAACAACAAATGCAACCAATTGCACCATTATTAAAAACTTTAACAATTAACTGCGATCGCATAGTTCCGCATGTTCGAAAGCAGTTGGCAGAATTTGAATGTCTGGCTGAGTGACAGAATACTGATTCGCATAAGCTTAGAATCTTGGTTATATTTATTATAATGTTATATGGTTTCTGGATGCCCATTTACATGGGCATGAGGTAAAATAAAAAAATGTCAAGCAAAAGATGTGTGTATGATCATGAGGCTTTCGCTTAGAATTATATAGTTTTATAAAGATAGATACATTAAGGGACACACCCTAAATTCGTAAAAATAGTAACGTTTTTATTTACCTTAAATCTACTTGCTTGATTTTTATTTCGTGCTAAAAGGCATTATTCACAAAACTCGGCACTAATGCGGGTTTGTTTTAAGTGGCCTTTTAGTGCCTTAAGTGAGAGGTTTTTCATGGCTCGAAAAATTACTGAAGATTGCATTAGCTGTGGTGCTTGCGAAGCTGAGTGCCCAAACCAAGCTATTTCGCAAGGTGACAGCATTTATGAAATCGATCCAACAAAATGCGATGAATGCGCCGGTAAAGATGAAGTTATGTGCGTCAGTGTTTGCCCAGTAGCTGATACTGCCATAGTGAAGGCTTAACTATCTGTAATTAAAATATTTTTGCTGACCAGCTAGCCATATCGGCGAGCGGTTGCCAAAAGATACCGAAAACAAGAGTCGCTGCGGCAAGCCCAAATGCCAAA encodes:
- a CDS encoding 4Fe-4S binding protein — encoded protein: MARKITEDCISCGACEAECPNQAISQGDSIYEIDPTKCDECAGKDEVMCVSVCPVADTAIVKA